From the genome of Numenius arquata chromosome 9, bNumArq3.hap1.1, whole genome shotgun sequence:
CATTTATTATTATGGTTGCAGGGAAACCCATGGATCCTTCTTTCCCTCTCATTCATTCTGTCTCAAATGTAATTTGTGCTGTTGTTTTTGGACATCGCTTCTCCAGAGAGGATGAAACCTTCCATGAACTGATTAGAGCCACAGAGCGTCTATTCAAATTTGCAGGCAGCTTTATTCATCATGTAAGTAAAcaatcttttgtctttttctgaatAAGACAGAAAGTGAGAAATGCAGATTCAAGAGGTAGCTGCTAGGCAAAAGTTTTTGAATGGGTGAGCGATGTCCCGTGAAGCTTTACTGGGCAGCACACTTTCTCAAAGTGTGATGGCAAAGCTCTACATACCAGCCTTGGCTCATTGTCCTGTGTGTGGGTACTGTGATAAGGTAATTTGCTCCTAAATCTTTGCAACGAGGCACCAGCTGATGGACTGCTCCTGGGTCATGTTTGTTACTTGGTTTCTCAACCCCCATGCACAACAGATTGCTGCCTTGGGCATCACGATTGTTAAGTATTAAATGTCAGGTTTAAAAATATGATTCACATGCCAAGCTTAGACACTATTTTATATACAGTCACCAGAGAGACGAATGATTCAAATACCTAAGTGTTTTGCCTGTGGCTACTTATCTCCATTTCCTCTATAAGAAGTGGAGACTTGAAGACTTCCCGGAGAATTCCAGTCCTTCACCCGGAGTGAGGAGCAGCTCTAGACGCAGGCAGCAGAAGATAGGAAAGGCTAAGCCAGCAAATATACCTGTACGCTTGGCAACCAAAACAGCACTCTTTTGAGAGTCAGGGATTTACCTGACACTGGAAGAGGCCTGCTTTGCACAGAAGTGTGTTCAAGGTTGCCCAGGAGTTCTGGTTCTAGTTCCACTTCTAAAGTGGTCCCCTACATATTATGTGTTAGCTTCTTAATGTAAAACACATAAGCAATCCCTGTAATACAGAGATCCCTCCACATCCCATGGAGCACTCTTCTCACCAGGTTATGATCAGGTTCCCCTTTGCTTAGCCTAGCTTTGGTCCTGTAAGTTGTGTCTAATTGTGGCAGGCGAGACCTACTTTTGGGATAGAGAATAtacctccttttcttctcttcctcctatcATAGCTTTGCTTTAGTCCAATGAAAAGATGCTGTTCTGGGAAATAAGGACAGGGGTTCAAACCATTCCAGAGGGAGGGCTGCAATCTTCCCACTTCCTGGATGCAAAGGGTGCTTGGTGTGATTTAAAAGGGGAAATTCCTGCGTCCACATCCCCATTTCTTAATTGGATTCCATGCTGTCAGGCACTGAAGGGGAGAATGCTGTGGACTGGGCTCTCCAGAAACGGAGAAGTTTTGGCAGGACCAATACCCAAGAAGGTGGATGGGCTCAGTTACTGTCTTGAATGTTGACAACTCAATTCCATTTACAGTTAGGGTGCCATAGTAGCTGGAAAGTGCATGGATTTGAAAGTAGGAATGCATGTAATCTGGGCAACCATATATGGTTAGTCAGACCACAGTTATATGTAATGCTTCTgaacagattttgaaagaaaaaaaaaataacagagaattaAACAAAAAGGattgctggaggtgttcaagaccaggttggatggggctttgagcaacctggtctagtggaaggtgtccctgcccagggcagggaggttggaaccagatgatctttaaggtcccttctaacccaaagcattctatgattctatatcaatTTACCAAGGGCTGGACTACTGCCTTCCTGTGATAAGGCAATGCTTAATTGATAATTGGATTACTGACAATAAGAACTGATTTTCCAAAAGGACAGAAGAGCAGTCTATCTAATTCAGCCAGACTCCAGTGAACACCTAATAACTTGCTCTCTGCGGTATAATTAGGAGAGTACAAGAAGAGCTCAGCAAAATGAAGATCGAGAAAGGAAAGAACTTCTGCTGATAAATAAATCACGGGATTATGTTTTGGGCAGGAAAGGAACTATTAAGAGAAAATACACTGCAGCTACAAGAGTAATGTATACAAATTACCCAGGCATAAATATAGGCCGAAGATGAGAATGAACTTTCTAGCTATCAGAATAGGTGGAAAGCAGCTATTCTTAGGCCAGATTTTCCCAAACAGTAAGAGAGAAGGATAGAATTAATCTGGTTGTGTGAGCTAACCCCTTCTTCTTTTCTAGGGAAGAGCACTCAAAAATGTCAGGTAGCTGTTTCTGGGTTTCAAATGTTTCAAGTTTTATTGAGGACCCTTGAGAGCTTGTTTAGTAGAGTGTGCTTTGGGGGATTACTGAGGTTATGTACCAGCCGCTGGTAGCTGTCCTTTGCTCTGGATTCTATCAACTTCTTCTGTACAACCTGGTGAGGACAGTTTACAGCTgctttgcttcttccttcctGATATTCTCCACTGGAGGGCAGGATCTCACTTTGTAAATGTCTGAATACAGTTCATTGTAATTGCATACATTAATTGAATAATTGAATAAATTAATACAATTCATTCTAATTTCAACCATTCTAATTTGGCTTGTGGTTGAGCTGAAAGCCTGTGCAACTCTGAATCTTACCATCAACACAGCTAGAAATTAGAGAGTGTACTGTTTCACAACTTGAAACCATAAACATAGTCTTTGTCAGAATATTTTACTCACGATGCCAAAACCACATCCTATGCTAACATGAACATTACCTTCTCCTTTTAAGTAGtcctaaaatgcattttctagtGATAGAGACTTTATGGTACCGCTCGTGTGTCACTCCCACAGCTGTATGAAATCTTCCCCTGGTTGATGTGCCGTCTGCCTGGTCCTCATAAGAAGGCATTGTCTTGCTATGATGTCCTGAGCTCTTTTACAAGGAGAGAGATCAGAATGCACATGGAGCGTGGGATACCAGAAGAACTGCAGGATTTCATTGACTTTTACCTGGCTCACATTGAAAAAGTAAGTATTTGTTCTGCTTGATCGTGCATTCATGGAGAATAAGGTGAAATGGACCGCTAAATAATCCAGTCTGAGCCCTTCTATCACAATCTCTTACCTTTCATAGACAACCTAATGTGAATCCAGTAACCAGGGACTTGCTAAATCCTTTCTAATTATTGATAAGTCATAGCACCATGCAATCCTTTTATTTAAGGATGTATTaatacactgcatttttttctcattgtcaCAAGTTACAAAATAATTTAAGGCATCCAGGAAAGAATATTGAATTTTCAAGTGGACCACAAGATGACTGGGAAGGTCTTGGGGAGACAGAGTGGGATGTTCCAGATAGGATATTTGGCTGGTAAGGGTTTGTCAAGAGAGGTAGGAATTCTTTATTAATTGATTCTCATATCAGCTGCCATACTTTATGTACAGGGTGGATGTCAGCCTAACTGGCTTCCAGTTTGTGTcttcttgttttaaattttttaatattgGCACAATATTAACCCATCTGGTCTTCCAAAGCATTTAACTGCTTCTAAAGTCTTTCATTGCTGTCCTAAGATTTATGAGACTTGCACGTCAGTGGACCAGAAATTGTTTCAGTGAACTCTTCTGGGACTCTGCTGGGTGGAAATCATCCaagtttgtttattaaaaaaaattgaactgtCTGTAATAGATACGCAGGAGCAATATAAAAAGATTAGATGATATTACAAGAGGGAAAACCATCCTTTGTACTTTCCAATTGATCCACTGGCAAAAGAAAAGCTCAAGACCCCTGAGTCCCTAAATTTAGACAATGAATTGCCCCAAACCGTAACAATTTTCTTTCATAGTTTCAGCATATGCGTACAAGTCCTCACACTTCTAACTGAAAACTGTAAAACCCCAGAGCAGCTGTACGTGAGTCATTGTGGCCTTGAACACCTGAACACCACAGGTTAAGAACTTCTGATGGCCCAGTGTTCATTACCTGGTCACTGTATTGCTTGGTAGAAAAACTAAGCAATGGAACATTACTTGAGGCATGAAGAATGACAGGCTGGTACATTCAGAGGAACATTTTCTTATGAAACATTCTAAATGTACCCTTATTTGCATGATTAAGCCAACAGTCCTTTTCTTTGGAGAACATGTGATTTAGCTTCATGATTAAGAGTGGAGTAAACATGGCTTGTCCGTGTTTACTTTGTGAAAAGTTAGCTTTTCATATTGATAATAATCTTTGGTGCCTGATATTCTTTATCAGTCTCTCTGTATTGTGGCATAGGCAGAACACACTGCAGCTTGGAACCAGGCATAAGATCACATTTAAACCTATTGTGTTTTTTCTAGCTTTCATGCATAAacctctgctttttcttattatttgcaGTCTAAAGACGTACCCAGGTCTACATACAATGAAGACAATATGGTTTATTCTATAAATGACCTTTTCTTGGGTGGATCAGAGACAACAAGCACTACTTTGAACTGGGCTTTGCTGTATATGGTGGCAAATCCAGACATCCAAGGTGAGTGGATAAGCACATCACAAATATCTCTGATGCAATAGAACAGCCAAGTTCTGAACATCTGCATGGATCAGAGATTATTCCTAGATACTGGTGTATGGCTGGTAGCACATGGACCTTTTTGTGCTGGTAGATCTGCGCTGGGCAGCACTGGCAGATCCAGAGTATCTGTAGACAAGCTCTTACAGCAGTCACGGGCATAAGGCAGTTTCCAGAAAGAGTTAACAGTTTGGGAAGTATACATATGTGGTTGTGGCTGATTGAGGTGGAGGGGTCGAGGTCTTTGGGGAAATGAGGACTGTGGTAGGGCAGTCAATGGAGTAAGAGGGCTAGAGATGCTTTTTGGGAAGCCAGAGGGTTTGGACACATCATCCTTGAAGGAGCAGTGGCCACTGCTGCAGTGATTGGTGAGGTGCTGATGGTACTTCAGGAAAATAAGTTGGGTTCTGTCTCAGTTGTAAATATGACTGATGGCTGAAAAACATTAACCAGAAACTGATGTGTGGTAGTAGGGATGTCACTCTTTGAAAACTTATTTTAATTCTGCTTCGTATTGGCTGAGTATCAGTGAAGGGGGCTACAGGGAGTCCTGTCCTTCTTTGTGCTCTGTAGGTCACAATAGTAGTAAAGATAATCACCTAAAGGTCAATTGGCAactttggctttatttttgtcCATCAGTCCATTTATGATCCCAAGGTATCAGGGTGTCTATTTTATCTGTGATTAAATTAACTTTGCGATATACTTGAGTGTCTTGCAACAGAAATTATTCCAGTTGGGAGGGGAAATTTGATGGCTCATCTGTTATGTCTGCATATAtttaagaagtttatttttaagtctaGCTTTCAAATAACCATCAATGGCTTTCATAGAGCATGGAAACTAAATGgaaaccaaagaaagaaagatctcTTGTGCTGGATAACAGAAATCTCATTGTTAGATAGCAGAATATGTGCAAATACCCAGAGGAGAAGAGAATTTTAAATGGAGGAAAGAGAcgaagataaagaaaaaattgctCAACTTGGAGCTGTCAGACAAGAAGGTCTACTTAATCTCATGTTATTGCATGTTTATTATCACCTAATGTAATTAAGGTTATGAAAGCACTGACTCACCTAAATAACTTTATTTGGTTAAATATAATACCTTGCAAATACTTGGGAAAGCAGGGTGTGTGCAGAGCGATCCTTCACGGGCTTCTTGAGTCATACATTGCACCTAGACTCTCATAATGAACTGACACCAGTATATCTGTCCTCATTTAATTGGTGGCTTCTTTTTGAACCCGTTCATACTTTTGCCTGGGTTGACACCCAAAGATAATGTTACACAGTTCCATTGTGTATCATATGGAAAAGTTTGGCCTTTTGCCTAATCACTGGATCAAGCTCTCCATGTTCTCTGAACGACTGGACCAGAGATGAGTATTTATACTTACACAGTGGCCGATCACTTCAAACTATAATGAATGCTGACGTAGTCGTGCTGGATTTTGCAAGCTAGTTCTTCATAGAAGGAAATGTACTTAAAATTTTTTCTGGATATACATTTTAAGTTCTGTAAGGTGTTAAAATCTCCGCTGTCAGGGTCTTACCTAACATAGTTTTGTGAAGGACTGCTGGCAGTCACTGAGCAGGCTTGATGTGAAGGAGCACAAACTGATCAATGCAGAATGGGCTTTCCTGCATCTTAGTGTTGCTTCAAAGGGCCTGGAAAAAGACAGGATCATTTGTTAAAAATTGAAGGCATTTTTATTATGTGTGTAATGCCTCTCTTGAAGTTTACAAAACAAGTGTTATACTTTTGTTAGTGCTTCCAGCACTCCTGTGTAATAAGTAATTTAAATCATTATATTCTTGATCAAAAGGCAGGTGTCAAGAAGCAGATCCAGGtgtttttaaaggtatttggACATTGTTCTATTTGGCATTGCTTCACTTAACAGAGATCCTACATAAGAACCATTTCCTTTTAATAAGAATTAGGCTTTTAAAGCTGAGATTCACCTGGCTTAAATTCCAGAGAGCTGTGAGCTTAGTGGTTCTAACGGGCTGTAGGTGCCTGAGGCACCTagccaaaagaaaacacaaagataaATTAGTTATCTTGCATTTAAGTGTTAGTAAGGCAGCTCTTTAAGAGTTTTAAATTTTTGAGCAACAAATGTCTTTTCTTAATCTACAATTAAATAACTTTGGACCCAGAAGTAGAGCTCCCATATGTTTAAACTGCTGGAACAAACtgctacttttattttctttataaaagttaCTTACATTTTTACACTAATTTTGTTGCTGTCCTCATGGTTCTAAATGGGAAATATCTTTGAATGTGCACTTAATGAAGATACTTGGTGTATTTTTTCCACCTGCAATCATGAATATTTCTCCACAGAGAAAGTGCAGAAGGAGCTGGATGCCGTTCTGGGTCCTTCCCAGTTAATCTGCTACGAGGACCGAAGAGAACTGCCCTACACAAATGCTGTGGTTCATGAGATTCAGCGCTTCAGCAATATTATCTCAGTTGGCATGCCCAGAGTCTGTGTGAGGAACACTACATTGCTCGGCTTTCCCCTCAAAAAGGTACAGACACAGTTTCTCAGTTGCTACAGACCTTTCCTCCACCAGTAGAGCAAGGTGTGGACTCCAGTCTATTTGTGCCAGGGTCTTCTCCTCCACAGCAGTGGGGCTGAGTACCTCTGGGTCACAGCCTGAATGGAAACAAGGACAAGAAAACATCTGCCAGGCTGCATTGAGTGACACAGCTCTTGGGAGAGGGTTATCAGTAGGGAAAGATGCTCCTGGATGGAAGAGGGGATTTTAGCAAGGCTACTAATCAATGAAGACAAAACCTTAGATTGATACCCAAGAATACTGTGATTGCCTCGTGCTGATAAGGCATTGGAAAGATTTCTGACTGAATTTTTGTCTGCAGAAAGATCCAGGGAAAAGCATAAAGGTTTGCAAATAGCTTTCGTCAAATAGACTAAATCATAGAAACTTCGTGTTAGAAGTGAAAATGGGTTTAGTACAAATAAAGTTGTTAGTTTCTAGTGACAGGGCCACTTCCACTGACAGGCTTGGACTGACATTCTGGAACAAAAAGACTTCACATTCCtcccagctcctactggggaaatggACTTACTGACATACAACCCTGAACTCTGACAGTAAACTAACACTGGTCTCCCCTCGCCGGTTCTGGGGGGGACTCGGGGGGACTCCCCTCTGCTGGGGGAGGACTGACTGCCAGAACCGAGCCAGTGCTTTTCTCCTTTCAGGGCACCATAGTTTTTCCAAATATTGCTTCATCTTTGTATGACCCAGAGCAGTGGGAAACACCTCGACAGTTCAACCCTGGTCACTTCTTGGATAAGGACGGAAACTTTGTGAGCCAAGAAGCCTTTTTACCATTCTCAACAGGTAAATGGTCTGACAGCACAAACATGAATAGTTTGGATTGGGACTGTAGAATTAAGATGTTTATCAAAAACCTATCggtcatttattttaaatctctttgtgGAAAGCAGTGATAAAATCAACACGATTATTTTCAGTAATGTTTCCCAATCCAACTATAAACATTCGTTCTACTGAACAAATGATAACATAGAAAATCAGAGATGTCCTGACAAATGTATACATCTAACCTGCCCTATTTTTGGAAGGAAATGCTCTGCTAATGATTATGGTTATTGGTTTGGGGCACACATTTCGACACCAGACCTACATTTGGAAAGTACTTGGAAGCAGCTGTGCTGATGCATTATGCATACAAAACTGGAGCACAACATCTCCCAGGAAGAGCAAGTCCTTATTCTTCATTTACATGATTGAACGAATTCCTTTAAAGTTGTCAGTCAAATGAAGATGAAGTTTCTGAGGTAATTGAAGTGAAACTCAGAGCAAAAGAACTGCACAGTTATCTGTAGCTGCCGAGAGGATTCTTTAAAGGAAGAATTACATGAAGTTTTGTGTCATTGATTGCATTAAGTCCTAAAGAAATTCCAGATTCAGCAAAAATACCTTTGCTTTGTGTGAGGATGAATACGATTGCTTTTGAGGTCAGGGTAATTTACTCTTCCCCTCTTCCTTCGGCAGGGCACCGTGTGTGTTTGGGGGAGAATCTAGCGAGGACCgagctcttcattttctttgccaACCTGCTGCGGGCGTTCACCTTCCGGCTGCCTGAGGGGGTGACGAAGATCAACACAGAGCCCATTTTGGGGGGTACACTGCAACCCCACCCCTACAGGGTTTGTGCCATTCCACGCTAGGCTGCACACGAGCAGCGTGTCACAGAGCATCTATTAGGCAATCTTACTTGCTTTTGTGAATGTACATCTCGACACCACATAacgttttttttttgtattgggtATGAATTTTGCCTACAAAAGCCACCTTTTGTCTACAGCAGGTAATTTTGTTCAGACATATTACCTGCTCTTGAAGgtgatttttggggggttggttgttctgggttttttggttttttttttggtaaaatttctttttatctgGAGGGCACCATCATTCTCAGCCATAAAGCCAGCATGCAGTTGCTGTCTGGCCTGGCGGATTTACATCTGGTATGCTAATGAGCAAATGCCAAAACTGACTGTCAGActtcaaaaattaataaattatctcCAAACTACCCTGTTTTCGAAAGCAATTGAGTTCTGAAAAACACACCGGGAAAATTCTGCCTCTATATTGTTGTCATCACTATGAACATTTCAATCAACTTTTTGTTGATGGTCACTAATAAAATATATGAAGGAAAAATTAGCAGCTGGTTTTATTTATGGATGACTTACAGTTCACTGAGAATTGCTAGATTTGACCCAGCAGAATATGTATAAGGCATCTTTAAATCTGCCAGAGGATAATTGGTTTGAGTCCATCAGAGAAAAAGCTCAGGTGAAACTTGGTGAAGAGTGAAGATACAGAAAGAGGATTTATTTTGGGgtagatattttaatattttaaaattttgccaaGTTAATTTTTGGAAAGCCCTTTCTAACAGAGCAACTGTTAACCTCTGTGGCACTGAGTGGTTGCTACGGCAGGTGCAAGGAGCTCCTCGAAGGAGCAATTTGGGTTGAGGAGCCTGCTGTAATTAGAGCTGATGGTAAATTGAGAAATATAGATGGAAAACACCAGAGACGCTTCTTAATCACCTCAGAAGTTCAGAGGTGTACCTGAAGCTACAAAGGCTTGTCATATACACAAAATACTGGTCAAATTCAATGAAAGAGTCTataatagcagaaaaagaaaaaaatagttcctGTGGTGAATATAAATTCGTTAATATTGTCTGGAAAAGACTTGTAAAGTGTAAGTGAACTTGTCCTTCATTAATATTCCTGTTCCTGTGAGAGAGGATAGGACAGCTAAACACACGATTGTCTGCTAAATCAGTTATCACTAGATGTCAGCTGCTGTGTGATTGAGATTAGTTTAGGCAGTTTACCATGAATCACAAATTTAGACCCGTCTCATTATTTCTAATTCAACAGCTGATGAAACACAGCATCAAAATAGTAAGGACTTGATATTTAGCTGTTATTAAATTAAATGGCAGAATAGCACCAGTGAAATATGGAAGATCACATCCTGACATTTCATTTGACAAGAAACCGTGTGCCCTGTTAAAAACTGCTGTCACAGTCTCTGTGGATTTGCATGTGTGCACGGATAGATAAGGCAAAGCAAAAAACGCTGTGATTTGGGGACACTGGAGCTGTCATGGCTTcttaaaaagctggaaaagaagCTGGAAACCTCGGTAGAGTTACAAGCATTAACGTCATTGCTGTGTGATGCTGTCACTCCTGATGGCCACACGCTTCCCCAGATGTCTGTCCAAAAGGAACGCTCATAAACAGGCCTGAGATGGAAGCTTGCCCGGGAACGCCTGGACGCAGCCGGGGCAGGTTGAGTTGCCTGAACCCAGAACAATGGACatccttccctcttctccaggTGCTCAAAGGAGACCCAGGCTGCATTGTCTCCTGTGCTTCAAAGGAGACACACAGGGGGGAAAACTATATGTCATACGTGGGTAGGTTATTTGCGCATGGTTGTGCTAATGCTTGTCTGCGACAGGAACTGCTTCTTGGTGACCTTTAACGCACAGGTGCCCGGGAGAGGAGAGCCCAGCACACGAGGTGTGGCAGCAGGACATCAGCGGGAGGCTCACAGCGGGGAGATGGGACAGGTATGCTTTTCAGGGCCTTTGCATTGCTGTTCTTGACCGACctattttaaaagcacttcaCTTTAGATCATGTTCTAATAAAGCTCAGTCTTTTCgagcttttaaaagccttttaaagTCCGGCTGATGTTGCcacagaagggcaacaaagctgagaGCAGCTTTGAGAGGAGCCCAGCTGCCCCTTCCATGTTCCATGCCCAATCTCAGCCTTGGTTGCGTGGCAAGCCATCAGGCTGCTGAGCCGTGTCACTCCAGGGCTGCTGGTCTTAAGAGGTGTTTTGGAGACCTTCACCATGTCCTTCgttcctctcttttctcttatTTATTGCTTCTGCATTATTTCTCACGACTTGCTCAGGCTCCCTTTTCAGGACAGATGAGAGGGAATGACATCCTTTCTGTCCTCTGTACCATGGATGCTAAGCCTGCTCCTGTCAGTCCACTGCTCGGTTTGTTGCCCCCAGATTGTCACTTTTTTTACTCTCCCTGTGATGGCTGAGGTTGCTTGCTTTTGGCCTGTAAAGCTGATCGTACTTTGGTGCCCGATTTCTTGGCATGGAGCCCCATTTAAAGGACTGATGTTCCCCTGGATTGTCGCATCGGCCTGTAGGTCAGTTTGTCTCGCACCTTTTAGATCACACTTCAAAATTTAAATTCTTGTAGACAGAACATTGAGGAATGATTGGGGGCTGACCTGGGCGAGCACTCCAGGAGGATAGACTTGCAGGGAGGGGACTCACTGACTTGGTCAGGC
Proteins encoded in this window:
- the LOC141468372 gene encoding cytochrome P450 2J4-like; this translates as MLTISQVFIALVVFLLITQFLKLQRLRRRLPPGPIPLPIFGTLIQLNFQFNRDLLMKLAKIHGNVFTLWFGWAPVVILNGFQAVKDGMTMHPEDVSGRLVSPFFRAMAKGKGIMLATGHTWKQQRRFALRTLRNLGLGKRGLEHRVQEEAHYLVEFFASMKGKPMDPSFPLIHSVSNVICAVVFGHRFSREDETFHELIRATERLFKFAGSFIHHLYEIFPWLMCRLPGPHKKALSCYDVLSSFTRREIRMHMERGIPEELQDFIDFYLAHIEKSKDVPRSTYNEDNMVYSINDLFLGGSETTSTTLNWALLYMVANPDIQEKVQKELDAVLGPSQLICYEDRRELPYTNAVVHEIQRFSNIISVGMPRVCVRNTTLLGFPLKKGTIVFPNIASSLYDPEQWETPRQFNPGHFLDKDGNFVSQEAFLPFSTGHRVCLGENLARTELFIFFANLLRAFTFRLPEGVTKINTEPILGGTLQPHPYRVCAIPR